From a single Paraburkholderia sp. D15 genomic region:
- the rplK gene encoding 50S ribosomal protein L11, translating into MAKKIIGFIKLQIPAGKANPSPPVGPALGQRGLNIMEFCKAFNAQTQALEPGLPIPVVITAFADKSFTFVLKTPPATVLIKKAAKIDKGSSKPHTDKVGKITRAQVEDIAKTKMPDLTAADLDAAVRTIAGSARSMGITVEGV; encoded by the coding sequence ATGGCAAAGAAAATCATCGGCTTTATCAAGCTGCAGATTCCTGCAGGTAAAGCCAACCCGTCGCCGCCGGTCGGTCCGGCACTGGGCCAACGTGGCCTGAACATCATGGAGTTCTGCAAGGCGTTTAACGCGCAGACTCAAGCTCTGGAACCGGGTCTGCCGATTCCGGTCGTGATCACCGCGTTTGCGGACAAGAGCTTCACGTTCGTTCTGAAGACGCCGCCGGCTACGGTTCTGATCAAGAAAGCAGCGAAGATCGACAAGGGTTCGAGCAAGCCGCATACGGACAAGGTCGGCAAGATCACCCGCGCTCAAGTTGAAGACATCGCCAAGACCAAGATGCCCGATCTGACGGCAGCTGATCTGGACGCAGCGGTTCGTACGATCGCTGGTAGCGCCCGCTCGATGGGCATCACCGTGGAGGGCGTGTAA